A portion of the Aphelocoma coerulescens isolate FSJ_1873_10779 chromosome 1, UR_Acoe_1.0, whole genome shotgun sequence genome contains these proteins:
- the TLR7 gene encoding toll-like receptor 7, with protein MSCYILLCTSAEPLETTLVLFSPAPFYSLFQHLICQTWKHTENERLVEFDVHQLSVFASVTTDSVSMAGDSQHFMVCCGPCRQIKVPRAKMSNALPFILLFIFPMLLSGAWFPKTLPCDVKSSEGTVTVDCTDRRLTEVPRGIPGNATNLTLSINHIPHIYPTSFDHLENLQEIDFRCNCVPVKLGPKDNVCTSILKIENGSFAALRRLKSLYLDANQLAEIPRGLPATLTLLSLEANSIFSIQEASFSELGNIEVLYLGQNCYYRNPCNVSFEIEKTAFLGLKKLTILSLKSNNLTHIPPNLSSTLKELYIYNNMIQVIHEQDLSGLPNLEILDLSGNCPRCYNAPYPCIPCPKSSIQIHSKAFDSLENLRILRLHSNSLQSIPSSWFKNIKNLKELDLSQNFLMREIGDAQFLTFIPSLMQLDLSFNFEVKVYSPFLNLSKTFSSLYNLETLRLKGYVFKELRAQDLHPLLSLRNLTMLDLGTNFIKVADLTVFEEFPALKFIDLSVNKISPSSGESNFYGFCSNPGISVEQYNRQVQQEMHYFRYDVYGRSCRSKDKEASSYQSIVKEDCLNYGKTLDLSRNNVFFVNPTDFLGLSSLKCLNLSGNAISQTLNGSEFSYLSGLKYLDFSNNRVDLLYQTAFKELKYLEILDLSNNQHYFLAEGVTHVLSFMKNLAHLKKLMMNENEISTTIDTGMESQSLRILEFRGNRLDALWVDGNARYLSFFKNLTSLEELDISFNSLSFLPHDVFKGMPPSLKILNLTNNRLKSFIWGSLPSLRNLVTLDLSNNLLSTVPKELSNCTSSLQKLMLRNNRIQRLTKYFLRGAFKLRYLDLSSNKIEIIKRSSFPENVINNLEMLLLHGNPFKCNCEAVWFVWWINQTQVTIPLLATDVTCAGPGAHKGRSVVYLDLYTCQLDTSYLILYALSASTVLGFMVFTVMSHLYFWDVWYSYHYCAAKLKGYRRLSLPDACYDAFIAYDNEDAAVNEWVLQELVERLENQKARQFNLCLEGRDWLPGQPVFDNLSQSIQLSKKTIFVLTNRYIKSGSFKTTFYMAHQRLLDDKMDVIILIFLEKVLQKSRYVRLRKRLCRSSVLEWPTNPQSQPYFWQCLKNAIATSNSLAYNKLLQETV; from the exons ATGTCATGTTACATTCTCCTCTGCACCTCAGCTGAACCACTGGAAACCACTTTAGTGCTGTTCTCTCCTGCTCCGTTTTACAGTCTCTTCCAGCATCTAATCTGCCAGACCTGGAAGCACACAGAAAATG AAAGGCTGGTGGAGTTTGATGTGCATCAGTTGTCAGTATTTGCTTCAGTGACTACAGATTCTGTGTCCATGGCTGGTGACAGCCAGCACTTCATGGTCTGCTGTGGTCCGTGTCGACAGATAAAG GTACCTCGTGCAAAGATGTCAAATGCATTGCCATTTATCCTGCTCTTCATATTCCCAATGCTGCTGTCAGGGGCTTGGTTTCCCAAAACTTTACCCTGTGATGTTAAGTCCTCAGAAGGCACTGTGACAGTGGACTGCACTGATCGGCGCCTTACAGAAGTCCCCAGAGGGATCCCTGGAAACGCTACCAACCTCACCCTGAGCATTAACCATATCCCCCACATCTACCCAACATCCTTTGATCATCTTGAAAACCTCCAGGAGATTGACTTCAGATGCAACTGTGTGCCTGTCAAACTTGGCCCCAAAGATAATGTGTGCACCAGCATACTGAAGATTGAGAATGGTAGTTTTGCTGCCCTGAGAAGATTGAAGTCATTGTATTTGGATGCAAACCAGCTGGCAGAAATACCCCGAGGTCTTCCTGCTACTTTAACCCTGCTGAGCCTGGAAGCAAACAGTATCTTTTCTATCCAAGAAGCCAGCTTCTCAGAGCTAGGAAACATAGAGGTATTGTATCTTGGACAGAACTGTTACTACCGCAATCCATGCAATGTTTCATTTGAAATTGAGAAAACAGCCTTTCTGGGGCTGAAAAAGTTAACAATACTATCCCTGAAGTCCAACAACTTAACACATATTCCACCCAATTTGTCATCTACTTTAAAGGAATTGTACATTTACAACAACATGATTCAAGTGATTCACGAACAGGATTTAAGTGGCCTTCCCAACCTAGAAATTCTTGACCTAAGTGGCAATTGCCCACGTTGCTATAATGCCCCATATCCTTGCATTCCTTGTCCCAAGAGCTCGATTCAGATACATTCAAAGGCTTTTGACTCCTTGGAAAATTTAAGAATTTTGCGACTTCACAGTAACTCTCTTCAGAGCATACCCAGCAGCTGGTTTAAAAACATCAAGAATCTCAAAGAACTTGACCTCTCCCAAAATTTCCTCATGAGGGAGATTGGAGATGCTCAGTTTTTGACATTTATCCCCAGCCTTATGCAGCTTGATCTGTCCTTTAACTTTGAAGTGAAGGTGTATTCTCCCTTCTTGAATCTTTCTAagacattttcttctctctatAACCTGGAAACCCTGAGGCTCAAGGGTTATGTCTTTAAAGAACTGAGAGCACAAGATCTACATCCACTGCTCAGTCTTCGGAATCTAACCATGTTGGATCTCGGGACTAACTTTATTAAAGTTGCAGACCTGACAGTGTTTGAAGAATTCCCAGCTCTTAAGTTCATTGACCTCTCAGTGAATAAAATTTCTCCTTCTTCAGGGGAAAGCAACTTCTATGGATTTTGCTCTAATCCTGGCATTTCAGTTGAGCAATACAACAGGCAAGTACAACAAGAGATGCATTATTTCAGGTACGACGTGTATGGGCGAAGTTGCCGTTCCAAAGACAAAGAGGCTTCTTCCTACCAATCTATAGTTAAGGAAGATTGCCTAAACTATGGAAAAACTCTGGATTTAAGCAGAAACAATGTATTTTTTGTTAACCCCACAGACTTCCTGGGACTTAGCTCCCTCAAATGTCTCAACTTGTCAGGCAATGCAATAAGTCAAACTTTAAATGGAAGTGAATTTTCTTACTTGTCTGGATTGAAATATCTGGATTTTTCTAACAACAGGGTTGATTTGCTATACCAAACTGCTTTCAAAGAgctaaaatatttagaaattctAGATCTGAGCAATAACCAGCATTATTTTCTGGCAGAAGGTGTTACTCATGTGCTTAGTTTTATGAAAAACCTAGCCCATCTGAAGAAGCTGATGATGAATGAGAATGAAATTTCTACCACTATTGATACAGGAATGGAAAGCCAATCTCTTCGAATTTTAGAATTCAGAGGAAATCGTTTAGATGCTTTATGGGTGGATGGCAATGCTAGATACTTGTCCTTTTTCAAGAATCTGACCAGCCTGGAAGAACTGGATATTTCCTTCAACTCGCTCAGTTTTTTGCCTCATGATGTTTTTAAAGGAATGCCTCCTAGTCTCAAGATCCTCAACTTAACAAATAATCGACTGAAGAGTTTCATCTGGGGAAGCCTCCCCTCTCTGAGGAACCTAGTAACTCTGGACCTGAGCAATAACCTTCTGAGTACTGTTCCCAAAGAACTGTCCAATTGCACCTCATCACTCCAAAAACTGATGCTCCGAAACAATCGCATTCAGCGGTTAACCAAATATTTTCTCAGAGGGGCTTTTAAACTGAGGTACTTGGACCTCAGCTCAAACAAGATTGAAATAATTAAGAGATCCAGCTTCCCTGAGAATGTCATTAACAACCTGGAGATGCTGCTTTTGCATGGCAATCCTTTTAAGTGTAACTGTGAGGCTGTGTGGTTTGTCTGGTGGATCAATCAGACACAGGTGACCATTCCTCTTCTGGCCACAGACGTGACCTGTGCTGGCCCAGGGGCACATAAGGGAAGGAGCGTGGTTTACTTGGATCTGTATACCTGCCAGCTGGACACGTCGTATTTGATCCTGTACGCTCTGTCAGCTTCAACCGTCCTTGGCTTTATGGTGTTCACAGTGATGAGCCATCTCTACTTCTGGGATGTGTGGTATAGCTACCATTACTGCGCTGCCAAGCTGAAGGGCTATCGACGCTTGTCTTTACCAGATGCCTGCTACGATGCCTTTATTGCCTATGACAATGAAGATGCAGCTGTGAATGAGTGGGTGCTGCAGGAACTGGTGGAAAGGCTGGAAAACCAAAAAGCCAGGCAGTTCAATTTATGCCTGGAAGGAAGGGACTGGCTTCCAGGACAGCCAGTCTTTGACAACCTTTCCCAGAGCATTCAGCTGAGCAAAAAGACCATATTTGTGCTGACCAACAGGTATATTAAAAGTGGCAGCTTTAAGACAACGTTTTACATGGCTCATCAGCGGCTTCTAGATGACAAAATGGATGTCATTATCTTGATATTTCTTGAGAAGGTTTTGCAGAAGTCCCGCTATGTCCGGCTGAGGAAGAGGCTGTGCAGAAGTTCAGTTCTGGAATGGCCAACTAATCCTCAGTCTCAGCCCTACTTCTGGCAGTGCCTGAAAAATGCCATAGCTACAAGCAATTCACTGGCTTACAACAAGCTTCTCCAAGAAACTGTTTAG